One Magnolia sinica isolate HGM2019 chromosome 2, MsV1, whole genome shotgun sequence genomic window, GcactcaaatttacacaatcactTGACACGTGGCACAATAATAATTCAAGAAATGCAGAACGTGCGAAACATCTGGAAGCAGAGTAGTGGAAAATGATTACCATAACCATCAGAACGTAGGAAGCATATAGAGTCGTCAATTAGTCTTATAAATGGAAGAAGATTACAACGAAACAATTAGTCTCATACCAAACtaaacaaaccaaatctatcttcaattgtctttcaattatcctgtcaagtttacattccttagtgtaacttTTTATTGTTCAAGTAAATTGCATTCCTTATTGTAATTATTTATTTTCCGCACTTGCtaattacattccatagtgtaatccgtagTATAATCAATAACATTAACCCTGTAGTCGTTAGCCTTAATTGTAGCTGGAGTTGCTGTTAGCATATCGAATCTTATTCGACCATTGAATAGCATCATTCAAAAGTTGACAGTGGCCGATTATAAGGATTTCTTTTCTCTATCACTTTATCTGCACTAAAAAGTCATTTCGTATGGAAGACAATGAGTAACCCAttattagaggatgaactccatCCTCTGACTATCACCTGATAAATTTATACATTGAGCAAATAATTGAATATGCAAATGATCTTTTTAGAATATGGTCATAATTTGTGTCTACCTACTTTAGTGTTAAGGGTCATTGTTGTTTGGTTTAAATTAGAACTGCAATTCTAATTTTAGCATGCTCGCACTTCACCCGTGCCATAGAAGGATTGCAACGAGTGGTGAACATCGGGCATCAGTTACAGGAGTTGTTTGATGATGGCAGAGCACGATGCTTGATAAGCAGTAACTCAGAACCTGTACACGTGTCATTCATTAACTTTAATTATACCGTCTGAATTGTGCAACTTAATAGTCTCCTGAGACAAACTTAAGTAATGAGCTTCGCTGgtcattgaatatttttcattttttagcgTCCAAGAAATTTCCACAAACCTAGCAATCAAATAATCAAGTGTAATTTTTTACTAATGGTACACTAAGATCCATAATTGGAACAGTTTAATTTAAATGACTTGTATGTCCGGATGCACTTTCCAGTCAACTTCCATGCGCCTGCGCATCATCCATCAGAATCTGTCAGAGTAGGGAGAGTCTCTCCTCGTGGTAAAAACACTGTACTTTCTGGTCACATTCTTCTGTCACGGCGAAAAACAgaaaacggattgactactccccctgccaccagccaatggctgatggtcggtgctctgtgggccccatcatgatgttgtgtttcatccatgccgtccattcatttttatatatcattttatgcatGATATCAAAATAagctatatccaaatctcatttggaccacattataggaaacagtgttgaatgaaagtggacaattaaaaactttttggtggcataaaagttttggatcaagctgatctttgttttttcacttcatctggatctgtatgacctaattaacagattggatgtaaaataaacagtacagtgggacttaggaggattttaatggtggatattcaatcactattgttttcctgtggtgtggtccaaccgaGATTTATTTCCCATAGTTTTTTGATGGTATACattaaattgatatttaaaaatggatgaacggaatggatgaaacatatacatcatggtcggtcccacatagcaccgactaggctggtggcaggggagtcgCCCGTCCGTTTCCGCGAAAACAGAGAGAACTAACGGAGAAAGACACGTCACGTGATATCCGTCATCATGAACAACAGCGGTCCAATTAGAGGACTTGTGAAAGTGCATCGGACCCACTTATCTGCCTCTTATTTCCACAACAGCCAAGACTGTTGACCCCCTCTTCTCCTTACATAACCAACGAAGAGGCGTATTCTCTTAAACTTCACCCCTCACTCGCAACATGAACGGTGCAACTTCAGCGGAGCTAGAACTTCCAGGATTCAGATTCCACCCCACTGAAGAAGAGCTCCTTGAGTACTATCTCTATGGAGTTTTATGCGGTAAAAAGCTCAGCTTTGATGTAATCGGAACCGTTAACATATACTGTCATGACCCTTGGGAATTGCCTGgtacgtgtttttttttttttttttttcggctcCAGTACAATTTTTTTCTACTCTAAGCTTAACATACGGATTACTTTGTAGAacacaccgtgatgttttaatGAATCCAGTCTGTCCATCATTTGCGTCCCCTTTTTTAACCCTTTtagccaaaaaaattaaaaataaaataaaatcacgctgatgcagaactcaggtgggccacaccatagatagGTTgtatgtaggcctagtttgtttTATATATTCCATCTGATCCGTTCAGAAGATGCGTGTCTTACTATGATGGATGTACATTCAAAAGATcatgccattccaaaactcaggtgggtcataaaaTGTGATTTTAGTGGTTCTACgtgtgattttacatggtgtggcccacctgagtttgggaACCGAGGAGAATAGAAGGGGGCACATGGGGCACGGAATGGATGTAAataaaatatcacggtgggccccacacgttgaTTTGTAAACATTGGTATTGGCTCCCCGCTAACGGGTATAACTTTCGCACCCCATTTTTtgctttttaaaatataaaaaaaaaaaaaaaaaaaaaatttaatgatgaCAGGGTTGGCTAAGATTGGAGAGAGGGAATGGTACTTCTTTGTGCCTAGGGACAGGAGAAATTCGCAAGGGAGGCGGCCGAAACGGACGACCGAGAATGGTTTTTGGAAGGCGACTGGTTCGGACCGTCCCATACGGAGCGTCAAGGACCCGAAAAGAATCATAGGGTTGAGGAAGACGTTAGTATTCTATAATGGCAGGGCCCCAAGAGGGTGCAAAACGGATTGGGTGATGAACGAGTATAGAATGCCTGATGCCTATCCATTGCCAAAGGTACTTTTGCATGTTCCATACATCGATCTATTctcctctttctttattttccctGCTAGCTGACTCGGATGAGTTGGTGAGTTATGACTCGGTTGGATGAAGAGGACGCTGTTTATGTGGTTACTAGTTCGGTACTCCTGGTACTGTGGTCTGGTTACTAGTTCGGTCCTTCTGGTactgtgggactcaccatgatatatgtgttttatatccacgtcgtccattcgtttttttcatctcattctagcgCACGATTgtaaaaatgaagcggatccaaatctcatgtaggCCACACCGGATGAAACCGTAGGGATAATAACAACcatccgttgaaaccttcctaaggcccactgtaatgtttatttgccatccaaactatatATAAGGTTagaaagacctggatgaacggaaaacacaaatacagcttgataagtaaaaaaaacttgtgtagcacaagaagattttaatggtggatcaccactgtttctgtgatgtggtccatttaggAGTTGGATTCGatccatttttgagctcatgagctggaaaaacgagttggaaaaatggatgcacggcattactataaaaaccatacatcaccGTGTGCTCCGCAGTCCCGGAAGCACCGAGCTTTATGATTCCGTGCAATCACCGAAGCCGAGTCCGAGGATGGGAGAAATTActcccaaaaaaaataattacCAAAGTAGACGGTGTCTTTTAGGGTAATTATTTTTCTCGCTGGCCGAAAACTTTGATTACGGAAGATGATTTTTAGGGAACGGACGGACAAAAATACCTTGGAGTTCGGTAAGAAGCAGGTAAAAAAGGAAGGTTATTTTCGTCCGAAATAGGTTGTCCCTACAAGGAGGGGGTCTAGTTTGGTCATCTATGTTGTGGTCTATCGAGGCTGGTAAGGTAGGTAAAAGGTGGTGTCTATAGGAAAAAAATACCCGACTTCACGGGAGCAGATTAGCTATTACAAGGGTatcagcttagtgggtgttatgcTTAccctgtggatcccaccttgattcatttgttttttatccacgccgttcatctatattttcaaatcatttaaggACGTTCCCaaaatttaagaagatccaaatatgtTGTGGACCATGCCATTGGAAAAGGTACTGAATAgaaattaaaagctttttgtaggctacaaaagttttggatcaagctaatatttttattttcccttcatcagttctgattgaccttatcaactggttagatagaaaataaacactaGGGATCTGCTTAGAGTGGGTCTTggaagtttttattggtaagCGTTTAATCATCACTacttcttgtggtatggtctacctgagatttgaaaaaatggatggatggattagatttacaAAAAATGATCAAGGCGGGCCTTACAGgtgagggtaacacccactaaattATTACCCGGTAACACCTACTCCGAGGGTGCAACAAGAGCTATTATATAGGTAGAACACATGATTCAAACTTCCTTTATTCAAATATTTTCCAACATATGACCCATACAAGTCTCTTTACAATATCCTATGCCTCCTGTTGGGATTACTTTGccgaactttttttttaaaatttattattattattattatcatttttttttagatcAACAAAATGTACAGCCTTTCGGGTGAGCCCAACAAAAAGAAAGgaggcctcacctatcatgtgACATAAACAGGACAATAGGGTTAAATTAACCCTCCACTAAGCAAGAAAAACTCTACAAAAAATTGAGATGGGACAAAAAATAGCCCCCAATCACTGACGTCTAAGAGCACCAATCCCTGTGTTATCTAAAAGTAAAGCTCCTCTGACTAACTTTGGAACCTGGGAACGGTGCGTGTAGATCATATCTGGGTAGCCCTCACTAGCCATTCTTGCTAGAGCATCTGCCGCTGAATTCCCCTCTCTAAAAATATGGTTGATCACCAGATTAAGGCTTCGAATTTTATCCTTAATGATTCCAAAGATGTACCATAATTTCCAAAGGTTGGGCGGGGTGGAGTCCCCCAGTGCATCCGCAATGACTTTGGAGTCAGTTTCAACTATGATATTTACAAGGCCTAGGTTAGAACAAATATTAAGTCCATCCAGCATGGCCCGAGCTTTCGCACaagaatttgaagaattaccataATGTCTGTGAAAAGTAAAGAGAAGCTGGCCAAAATGATCCCTACACACTCCTCCACCGCCGCTCTCACCTGGGTTACCTCTCGAGGAGCCGTCAGTGTTCAGCTTTAGCCAGTTCTTGGGTGGCTTTGACCATCTCACTATCAACGGTTTGGAAATTGGGATATTGGTAGCGGAATCGAGCCTTAAAGACTGAATGATGAGGTCCTCTACCATGGATTTTCTGTCTGGGGCTTGAATTAGGTTGCCGATCTCGCGTAGCCATCGACGGACGTTGAAAATGATGCTGTCTATTGACATTTTACAGCCTTCATAACGAGCTGCATTGCGACTTATCCACAGTTCCCAGATGACAAAACAGGGGAGAAAGCCAATTAGCATTTTAATTCTTGATCTTTCACTGGCTGCGGCAGACCATTGTTGGATCCACTGGAGAATAGGGGAGTTATGGATTAACGGGATATCAAAAAGCATGCTGAAGTGAGCCCAGACCTGACTGGCTGATCTTCCAGTGCTCAGCAAATGGTCAAGAGTTTCGATGGCAATCAGATTTTGCTGAATTAGAAAGTTGCGTTGTTGTCCCGTGTTCGGCTGGTAAGCTGAAGATCCCACTCCATGCTGAAACGGAACAAGAACCGACTGAACAGTCCCCTGGGGGCTGTTGGACGACGAGGTAGCTGCCTGGATGAAGTTGCAACACTCACATTGAGAGGCCAGAGGGATGCCGCATTTCTGTAAAGCTGCGTCAACAGGGACAGCAACATGGGCTGTTTTCCAGCAGAAAATCGCGATCTTTGTGGGGAGATATTTGTTCCATAGCCACTTGGTCCAAGGAGGCTTCAATCGGTGATGTCTGATGCTATTACAAGTAGATTTCAGAGAGAAAGATCCCTTCGGAGTTAAGTCCCAGATGAGCCGATCTTCTCTGTTGGATAGGTCGACATTTGTGGAAGAGATAGTCTGCATAGCTGCTGGAGTGATAATGTCCTGAATGTCCTCAAGGTTCCATCTACCTGATAAAGGGTTAAAGTCACAGACCTTCGCCTCCCGCATCTGGTGAGGAATCTGTCTCACCAGAGCACCTGTCAAAATTCCACCACCCGACCAATTGTGATACCAGAAACTGATTTACCCTCCCCAATAAGCCATCTCAAGTGCTTTAGTGCGAATGACAGGGCTTTGAGGAGCTCCCTCCAGGTTGGGAAGGTAATCGAACCAACCTTACCCTGGTTTGAGATCAACTTCCTGAAAAATTTGGCTGTTATGAAATGGGCCCAAAGGGATGTTCCTTTTAGCAGGTTCCACCCCATCTTAATTCTGAAAGCTAACATAACTTCTTCAATGCTTCTAATACCTAAACCTCCCTCTTGAAGCGGAGCATAAATTTTAGCCCAACTAACCCAATGTTTTCTGTTGCCTACATCTGAACTGCCCCAGAAAAAGTTGGCGAAAGCTCTTTCCAGCGATTTGCACATGTTGATGGTAGATAAGAGATGGATGGGAATGCTTGAAAGAACGTGCTTAATAAGGACTTGTTTCACAGCTGGGTTGAGCAGTTTCGCTTTCCATCCTTCTATCTTGTTTGTTATCTTGGTGATTGTTGGCTGCAAAAGCGGACTACTAATTCTACCTTTGGTGAGAGGGACTCCCAGATACACCATAGGGAGAAAAGCCTGACGATAACCTGTGAGGTTGCTCAGCTTCTGGGCCTTACATCTGGACGATTTGTTGGGCAGGATGAATGAGGTTTTGCCCGCATTGACCCTCTGACCTGAAGCATTTTCGTATGCACGAATTAAATTGAGAAGAGTGCGAACATTGGAAATCCTGCCATTTAGAAAAAGAATCGCATCATCAGCAAAAAATAGATCGAAAATAGAAAggcagttttgggggagcttgaAGGCTTGGCATTTTCCAGAAGAGAATAGATGAGAGACGGCCCTACTGAACACATCGGCTGCTAGGATGAAGATGGATGGGGAGAGCGGGTCTCCCTGTCGTAGCCCTCTCTTagcttgaaagaaaccaaagctTCGACCATTTATAAGAACATAAAACCAGACATTGCTCCAGCAGCGTTGAAGATGAGCTACCCATTAGGAGGTGAATCCGAATTTCTGTAGAACTTGTGTGATGAATTGCCAATCTAGACGATCGTAAGCCTTTTCCATATCAAGCTTATAATCAGATTACCACCGTAAACTTTCCGGTCAATCTCGTGAGCCATCTCCCTTGCAATGGATATGTTCTCTGTAATCGATCTATCCTTAATAAACGCTCATATCTCCTCAGAAATCAGCTGAGGAAGAATTCCAGCCAATCTTGACACCAAAATCTTGGTAAAAACCTTCATAATGCAGTTGCATAGGCTAATAGGCCTGTAGTCTGTGATGTACTCTGGGTTTCTTCTTTTAGGGATGAGGCAAATCTGGGTACATTGGAAAGCTCTGGGAATCGAGCCTCCAAGAAGGAAATCTTTAGCTGCCTCAAAAAGATCAGTGCCAATAACATCCCAGCATGACGAGTAGAAGGCTCCTCCAAAGCCATCAGGCCCAGGAGCGCTATCCAGAGGAATGGAGGTGGCCGCTACCTTGACTTCCTCCAACGTGAGAGGTCTCGTGAGGCCTATGTTCATCTGATCTGTCACCAATTTCGTGATGCAATTGAGAATCTCGCTGTTGGAACTGATTCCTTCCGCTGTAAACAGGTTATGGAAGTATCGGACCGCCTCATCTCCAATCTCTTCTGTCTTCTCGAGAAGCTCCCCAGAAGACCTCTTCAGACTTTTAATAGACAGAATTCTGCACCTGTCAAGGACagatttgtgaaaaaattgagtgTTTCTGTCTCCTTCAGATAGCCAGGCTATACGGGATTTCTGTTTTCAGAAAATCTCCTCTTGGAGATAGGCGCGCTTCAAATTTTCCTGCCGAACTTATGAGAGGGAACTCCTGCATGGAACAATGGATTAAACAAGTCTGAAATGCATTGAGTGTACAGTGGAGATAccccgtttcaacacttgaggtcttggtatcgatccctagcgggggtggctaacattgagtgtgtgtattgacatgggtgtgtactaacaagctacaCTCAAAAAAcaagaaattaaaatttaaaaaaagaaaaaaaagaaaaaaagtttaaAATGCATATAGGGTAAATAttcaaatttaaagaaattcaacTCCACTTCGATATGTCATAGTAATTCATAAAAGATAAATTGCTACAATACACTAACACTAAATTACAATAATATTATTTGCTACATGTCGCTGATATAACAGTGGTATTGTACAATATCATATTACAACAGTAACCATTATCATAGCTAGTTCTCCAACAGTTCCTTGGTAACTCAAAAAGTCCAAACTCATGatggaatgctcaccattaaaaacttttcaaggcccattgtatcatattcataatatttctttgccatccagcccgttgataaggtcaatcagaACTAAATGAAGggtaaatataaatattagcttgatccaaagaaacacacacacacacacacacacacacacacatatatatatatatatatatagcctacaaaaagcttttaatggccaTTCATTacttttccaatggtgtggtctaccaaagatttgaatcttctttagTTTCAAGATAACGTCCTTAAaaaagctgaaaaaatagatagatgacataaatatgaaacaaattcatcaagtgggcccacatggtaagggtaacacccactaagcggGCACCTAATCAACTCCCACTTTTGGAATATGGGATGTGGTAGAGCCACTTCTCAGCCTTACCCCGTGGCAAGGTGATTACCATTCGGGAATGTCTAATTTTGCTGGTGTGGGAGAGAAGGAACGGAATTGggtacgtgtgtgtgtgggtacgtgtcgtgagaATTGGATACTTGTGGATGCGTCTTGTGCAAAGGCAAGCGCTTCCGCTCTTCGAACTCCGGAGTCATGCCAaccattcaaaggagatcaaagttatatgacccaccatgatgtatttattatatccatactgttcatctatttggcaagatcattttagatcttgatctcaaaaatagtcatatccaaagctcatttGGATCACACCCCAAATAGCAGTGGgtcaatgattctcaccgttagaacatttgtagggcccaccataacatttatttccatccaatctatttataaggtcacacagacaggaggaaaaacaaatataatattgatttTATGTGACCCCAAAATTATTCcacactgatttttgcagtgtggtccacttgatcttcagTTATATCTTATTTTTCGACTTAAGCCTTGTGATGAGAttaccaagtggatggacggtttggatataagtcatacctcatgatgggacctacaaattTGATAATGTCAACACGCCAGCCAGGTGGGCAATCCGGTTCCAGGATAAATGGTTTCAAATGAGGCATTCCAATTCCGGGAGCAGATTAGGAGAGACTCCaaatccactgaggtgggtgggaggACCCCTTGATTAGGgtgactatgatgtatgtgactacatattGAAggctcatttagggcatgatccaaaaaatgaagtagttccaaatcttagatggatcattctatagaaaacattggtgattgataattaaaaacttctcgtgggccacaaaagctttggaatcaagatgatatttgtgtggtctcttcatctgggtgtttgtgacattatcaatgggttggatggaaaatacacattTTGATAgaatccaagaagtttttaatggtgaggattcaatcgcgactgtttcttgtagtgtggtccacctaagatttgggtcagcTTCATTTTGGAGGGtatacctaaaatgagctttcaaaatggttggacggtgtggatttaagtcacatacatcaatatgagccCCACAATCAGGTCCcaaccacctcggtggatccaagGTCTCACCCAATCGGCTCCCCAAAAATCCTCTCTATTCTCTTAGTAACCTCCAAAGTAAcggtaaataattttttttttaattttattttatgggTGGCTGTGATGGACACGGATTAGCTGTCGACAGCGTCAGTACGTACTAAATTTCGCTACTGtcgtgatgtcaccaagttatgtgccccaccatgatgtgttgtatccacaccatccatcccatttggagagattattttagggcatgatccaaagctcaagtattggaccccaccacagaaaataaagGGGACATTGACACCTAACGCTGAAACCttcgtggggccaccatgatggttttttcccccctttttaatccaacctattcatataagttaacacaaacatggaagaagaaaaacacagatatcagcttgattaaaaaaatatatagcctccaagaagtttttatggTAAGCTTTCAAACCCTACTGATTTATACGGTGGGTCTACCGGAGCTTTTAacctacctcattctttggcttatgccttaaaataagattttcaaaatGACGGAGagtgggatataatacataatagagcacacagaacttagtgacgccaCTTCAGTAGTGAATACGGAGTAGCTAATCTGTGTCCGGCCATGATTGCAAACTTGGAGGAAATTAGAGcctatagggctgaaagtcgggtgggccGGGTTGCTGATCAAccataacccaacccaaggttcctatacctcaaaccctaaccctatccaacccaacctcgggttaggAGTTctcaatccaagcccaacccaagcgggcttggtcgGGTTGGTCAGGTTTATACatactaatattttcgttattatattagtctattatattttcaatacatgttttgttttttatacgtatgattttattaattatatgtatagttatttatcatatatatatatatatatatacgtatgattttattaattatatgtatagttatttatcatacggaatttcattttttctaaacaaacaagttaaaatataagacaactactcctttaaaagttgtattgCGCAGCAAGCAATCTTTTTGAGAGAGAATTCTAGCCTTCAACACATACGAtcaacactcaattataatttataagcaaCTTATATATCAATTAG contains:
- the LOC131225174 gene encoding NAC domain-containing protein 6-like — encoded protein: MNGATSAELELPGFRFHPTEEELLEYYLYGVLCGKKLSFDVIGTVNIYCHDPWELPGLAKIGEREWYFFVPRDRRNSQGRRPKRTTENGFWKATGSDRPIRSVKDPKRIIGLRKTLVFYNGRAPRGCKTDWVMNEYRMPDAYPLPKEDIVLCKIYRKAMSLKELEQRAATEDDALPLKECLSLIGNVSSHEEENIHLPVPLEDDVLMEKMENIKESQLVLQHQQQQQRAGVETKSWPELQLTINSLKWIHDPFLLGNPWLENWSPSANLLNFQMF